The following nucleotide sequence is from SAR324 cluster bacterium.
TGCTGCTGCGGCTGAACTTGGCTCGAATGTGGCGACCCTGCATCGTCGACTCAAATCCTTTGAAGAAAGCTTCGAGCTTTCCTTATTTGAAAAAGGCCCTAGGGGATATCGGCTCACGAGTGCAGGAGAGCAATTGCTTTCACACGCTGAAGAGATAGAGGAATCAATCTTTACTGCTTTTCGAGCAGTGGTGGGTCATGATCAACAAGCTACAGGAGAGGTCCGCATCACTCTCCCCCAGGCAATGGTCTCATTAATGACTCCTCACCTCGTGGACTTCTCGGGGCAATTTGAAAATATTCGGGTGATTTTGTTACCGGATGATGGGTTGTTAGATTTAGAAAGAAATACGGATGTGGCGTTTCGCTTCACATGTCAACCTCTGGAAACCGCGGTCGGTCGCAATCTCGCTGACATCGCCTGGTGTCGCTACGCTTCGAAAAGCACGAAAGGTACAGACCTGCCCTGGCTACATCACATGGGTTTGGAGAGAAACCATGTCATTCTGAAGCAGCAAGAAGCTATGGTTGAAAGAAAAGTTATGCAGATTCAGGGAGTAGCAGGAATGTTGATGGCACTTAAAAATTCAGCTACCCAAGGTCTCCTTCCATGCTTTGTGGGAGATCTTGATACGGAGATGCGGAGGGTAGGAGAGCCATTTGATGCGAAACATCAACTCTGGTTGCTCATTCATGTGGACTTGAAACGATCCGCAAGGGTGAGAGCATTCCTAGATTTTGTTGTTCCCAGACTGCTGGCTCAGCGAAATCTGTTTAAAGGCATCTTGGCTTGAAAAAGAAGCAAACATGAAAGATAGAACAGATTTTTTGCAGTAATAAATACTCCACTGAAAGGCCGAACATGATCAAAGGACTCATCGCTCCAATCCTCACTCCTTTTAACAACCAGCTTGCAGTTGATCAGGAAAAATTCAGTGCACTCGCTCATCAACTCCTGAGCAATGGCTGCGCTGGACTGGCGCCCTTTGGTACAACAGGCGAGGCGTT
It contains:
- a CDS encoding LysR family transcriptional regulator; this translates as MNQWDDLKLFLAVAKLGTLTAAAAELGSNVATLHRRLKSFEESFELSLFEKGPRGYRLTSAGEQLLSHAEEIEESIFTAFRAVVGHDQQATGEVRITLPQAMVSLMTPHLVDFSGQFENIRVILLPDDGLLDLERNTDVAFRFTCQPLETAVGRNLADIAWCRYASKSTKGTDLPWLHHMGLERNHVILKQQEAMVERKVMQIQGVAGMLMALKNSATQGLLPCFVGDLDTEMRRVGEPFDAKHQLWLLIHVDLKRSARVRAFLDFVVPRLLAQRNLFKGILA